Proteins from a genomic interval of Pseudomonas versuta:
- a CDS encoding LysE family translocator, with product MSLETWLLFSSAALVVILIPGPLSLLMISNSLNYGLRRSYPAFLGGVIASICLLSASALGLGALLLASEQLFSALKIVGALYLFYLAWQSWKQSRQPASAVNVPAGAPKPRFRALFGRAFVLGASNPKDILFFAAFLPQFLIPDQPFLAQLLVMIATWTVLDLLCKLAYGLGAHGAAGYLRSGKGQSWFNRVSAGLFGVAGTASLLSR from the coding sequence ATGAGTCTGGAAACCTGGCTGCTGTTCAGCAGCGCGGCGCTGGTGGTGATCCTGATCCCCGGGCCGTTGTCGTTATTGATGATCAGCAACAGTTTGAACTACGGCTTGCGCCGCTCGTACCCCGCCTTTCTGGGCGGCGTGATCGCATCGATCTGCCTGCTAAGCGCCTCGGCATTGGGGCTGGGCGCCTTGTTGCTGGCCTCGGAACAGTTGTTCAGCGCGCTCAAAATTGTCGGCGCGCTGTACCTGTTCTACCTCGCCTGGCAAAGCTGGAAGCAATCGCGGCAACCGGCCAGCGCGGTAAACGTGCCGGCTGGCGCACCAAAACCGCGCTTTCGCGCCCTGTTTGGGCGCGCATTCGTGCTGGGCGCCAGCAACCCGAAGGACATTCTGTTCTTTGCCGCATTCCTGCCACAGTTCCTCATCCCCGATCAGCCCTTCCTTGCGCAGCTACTGGTGATGATTGCCACCTGGACCGTGCTGGACTTGCTCTGCAAGCTGGCCTACGGCCTGGGCGCCCACGGCGCAGCAGGTTATCTACGCAGCGGCAAGGGCCAGAGCTGGTTCAACCGCGTCAGCGCCGGCCTGTTCGGCGTGGCAGGCACCGCGTCGTTACTGAGCCGCTAA
- the uraH gene encoding hydroxyisourate hydrolase codes for MGRLTTHVLDAAHGCPGNSIKVELYRVEGSQLTLVATAVTNSDGRCDAPLLEGDTYRSGVYQLQFSAGDYYRARGVQLPEPAFLDVVVLRFGISAEQDHYHVPLLISPYSYSTYRGS; via the coding sequence ATGGGACGTTTGACTACGCATGTTTTGGACGCCGCACACGGTTGCCCGGGCAATTCGATCAAGGTCGAACTGTATCGGGTCGAAGGTTCGCAGCTGACGTTGGTCGCGACGGCTGTGACCAACAGCGACGGGCGTTGCGACGCACCGTTGCTGGAGGGCGATACCTACCGTTCTGGGGTTTATCAGTTGCAGTTCAGTGCCGGTGATTACTACCGGGCACGGGGTGTGCAATTGCCGGAGCCGGCATTTCTGGATGTGGTGGTGCTGCGTTTCGGGATCAGTGCCGAGCAGGATCACTACCATGTCCCGCTACTGATTTCGCCGTACAGCTATTCGACGTATCGCGGGAGTTAG
- the puuE gene encoding allantoinase PuuE: protein MSADYPRDLIGYGPNPPHPHWPDNARIALSFVLNYEEGGERNILHGDKESEAFLSEMVSAQPLQGERNMSMESLYEYGSRAGVWRVLKLFREFDIPLTVFAVAMAAQRHPDVIRAMVAAGHEICSHGYRWIDYQYMDEALEREHMLEAIRILTEISGERPLGWYTGRTGPNTRRLVMEEGGFLYDSDTYDDDLPYWEPNNPTGKPHLVIPYTLDTNDMRFTQVQGFNTGEQFFQYLKDAFDVLYAEGAESPKMLSIGLHCRLIGRPARLAALKRFVEYAKGHEQVWFTRRVDIARHWHATHPFVAETGQ from the coding sequence GTGAGCGCAGACTACCCACGCGACCTGATTGGTTACGGTCCCAACCCTCCCCATCCGCATTGGCCGGACAACGCCCGTATCGCCCTGTCTTTCGTACTCAACTACGAAGAAGGCGGCGAGCGCAACATCCTCCACGGCGACAAAGAATCTGAGGCCTTCCTCTCGGAAATGGTCTCGGCGCAGCCGCTGCAGGGTGAGCGCAACATGAGCATGGAATCCCTGTACGAATACGGCAGCCGTGCCGGCGTATGGCGTGTGCTCAAGCTGTTTCGCGAATTCGATATCCCGCTCACGGTGTTTGCCGTCGCCATGGCTGCTCAACGTCACCCTGACGTGATCCGGGCCATGGTTGCCGCCGGGCATGAGATTTGCAGCCACGGTTATCGCTGGATCGACTACCAGTACATGGATGAAGCCCTCGAGCGCGAACACATGCTCGAAGCGATCCGCATCCTCACCGAAATCAGCGGCGAACGCCCGCTGGGCTGGTACACCGGCCGCACCGGCCCCAATACCCGGCGGCTGGTGATGGAAGAAGGCGGCTTTCTGTATGACTCGGACACCTACGACGATGACCTGCCCTACTGGGAACCGAACAACCCCACCGGCAAGCCGCACCTGGTAATCCCTTACACCCTGGACACCAATGACATGCGCTTCACCCAGGTGCAGGGTTTCAACACCGGTGAGCAATTTTTCCAGTACCTCAAGGACGCTTTCGATGTGCTGTACGCCGAAGGCGCAGAGTCGCCGAAAATGCTATCGATCGGCCTGCATTGCCGCCTCATTGGCCGCCCTGCGCGTCTCGCCGCCCTCAAGCGCTTCGTTGAATACGCCAAGGGCCACGAGCAGGTCTGGTTCACCCGCCGCGTGGACATCGCCCGGCACTGGCACGCCACCCACCCTTTTGTTGCAGAGACCGGCCAATGA
- the uraD gene encoding 2-oxo-4-hydroxy-4-carboxy-5-ureidoimidazoline decarboxylase: MSTFKTLKPSTLSREAFVAAFADIYEHSPWVAEKAYDLGLDSSVDQIETLHQRMSDILLSADHASQLALINAHPDLAGKAAVQGQLTEASTHEQAGAGIHQCTEEEFQRFTELNEAYKAKFKFPFIMAVKGSDRHQILAAFETRIHNPADVEFKCALAQINKIALFRLLQL, translated from the coding sequence ATGAGCACCTTCAAAACTCTCAAGCCTTCAACCCTGAGTCGTGAAGCCTTCGTGGCGGCCTTTGCCGATATTTACGAGCACTCGCCCTGGGTCGCCGAAAAGGCTTACGACCTGGGTCTGGACAGCAGCGTTGACCAGATCGAAACCCTGCACCAGCGCATGAGTGACATTTTGTTGAGCGCCGATCACGCCAGTCAGCTGGCACTGATCAATGCTCACCCGGACCTGGCGGGCAAAGCTGCCGTACAGGGCCAACTGACCGAAGCCAGCACCCATGAACAGGCTGGCGCCGGTATTCACCAATGCACGGAAGAAGAGTTTCAGCGCTTCACCGAGCTGAACGAGGCCTATAAAGCCAAGTTCAAGTTTCCCTTCATCATGGCGGTAAAAGGCAGCGACCGGCACCAGATCCTCGCCGCGTTCGAGACCCGCATCCACAACCCGGCAGACGTCGAGTTCAAATGTGCGTTGGCGCAAATCAACAAAATAGCCCTGTTCCGATTACTCCAGCTCTAA
- the alc gene encoding allantoicase, protein MKAYAVPFEKFVNLADARLGTKIISVTDDWFADANRMFQPTPAVWKEGVFDDNGKWMDGWESRRKRFEGYDSAVIRLGVPGSIKGVDIDTSFFTGNFPPSASLEACFLAQGEPNENTQWVEVLSAVELQGNSHHYHEISNDQAFSHLRFNIYPDGGVARLRVYGVPFRDWSAVGDNEQVDLAAALNGGRALACSDEHFGRMSNILNPGRGINMGDGWETARRRTPGNDWVIVALGHAGEIEKIIVDTLHFKGNYPDTCSIQGAFVKGGTDSQIETQSLFWRELLPAQKMEMHAEHSFSEQIKALGPITHIRLNLFPDGGVSRLRILGKVAK, encoded by the coding sequence ATGAAAGCTTACGCCGTACCTTTCGAGAAGTTCGTCAACCTGGCCGATGCCCGTCTGGGCACCAAGATTATCTCGGTGACCGATGACTGGTTCGCTGACGCCAACCGCATGTTCCAGCCGACCCCGGCCGTATGGAAGGAGGGCGTTTTCGATGACAACGGCAAGTGGATGGACGGCTGGGAGTCCCGCCGCAAGCGCTTCGAAGGCTATGACAGCGCGGTGATCCGCCTGGGCGTACCCGGCTCGATCAAAGGCGTGGACATCGACACTTCATTCTTCACCGGCAACTTCCCGCCGTCTGCCTCCCTTGAAGCCTGCTTTCTGGCCCAGGGCGAGCCCAACGAAAACACCCAGTGGGTTGAAGTGCTGTCCGCGGTCGAACTGCAAGGCAACAGCCACCACTACCACGAAATCAGCAATGACCAGGCCTTCAGCCACTTGCGTTTCAACATCTACCCGGACGGCGGCGTAGCCCGTCTTCGCGTGTACGGCGTGCCGTTCCGTGACTGGTCGGCCGTTGGCGACAATGAACAGGTCGACCTTGCCGCAGCCCTGAACGGTGGCCGTGCCCTGGCCTGCTCCGACGAACACTTCGGCCGCATGAGCAACATCCTCAACCCGGGCCGCGGTATCAATATGGGCGACGGCTGGGAAACCGCACGCCGCCGTACCCCGGGTAACGACTGGGTGATCGTGGCGCTGGGGCATGCCGGCGAGATCGAAAAAATCATCGTCGACACCCTGCACTTCAAGGGCAACTACCCGGACACCTGCTCGATTCAGGGCGCGTTCGTCAAAGGCGGCACTGACAGCCAGATCGAAACCCAATCGCTGTTCTGGCGTGAACTGCTGCCTGCACAGAAGATGGAAATGCACGCCGAGCACAGCTTCAGCGAGCAGATCAAAGCCCTGGGCCCGATCACTCACATTCGCCTCAACCTGTTCCCGGACGGTGGTGTAAGCCGCCTGCGTATCCTGGGCAAGGTCGCTAAATAA
- a CDS encoding ureidoglycolate lyase gives MRTLQIEPLTKEAFAPFGDVIETDGSDHFMINNGSTMRFHRLAEVETAQPEDKAIISIFRADAQDMPLTVCMLERHPLGSQAFIPLLGNPFLIVVAPLGDEPVSGLVRAFVSNGRQGINYHRGVWHHPVLTIEKRDDFLVVDRSGTGNNCDEHFFKEDERLILAPHQ, from the coding sequence ATGCGCACATTGCAGATTGAACCGCTGACCAAAGAAGCCTTCGCCCCCTTCGGTGACGTTATTGAAACCGACGGCAGCGACCACTTCATGATCAACAACGGTTCGACCATGCGCTTTCATCGTCTGGCCGAAGTCGAAACCGCGCAGCCGGAAGACAAGGCCATCATCAGCATTTTCCGCGCCGATGCGCAGGACATGCCGCTGACCGTGTGCATGCTGGAGCGCCATCCGTTGGGCAGTCAGGCTTTCATCCCGCTGCTCGGCAACCCCTTTCTGATCGTGGTCGCGCCACTTGGCGATGAACCTGTATCAGGCTTGGTCCGCGCCTTTGTCAGTAATGGCAGGCAGGGCATTAATTACCATCGCGGCGTTTGGCACCATCCGGTGCTGACGATCGAAAAGCGGGATGACTTCCTGGTGGTTGATCGCAGTGGCACAGGCAATAACTGCGATGAGCATTTCTTCAAAGAGGATGAGCGATTGATCCTCGCCCCCCACCAATAA
- a CDS encoding nucleobase:cation symporter-2 family protein, with amino-acid sequence MSDLTEPRIPAITAPPPLARLPLLQLILVGLQHVLLMYGGAVAVPLIIGQAAGLSREEIAFLINADLLVAGIATIVQSMGIGPMGIRMPVMMGASFAAVGSMVAMAGMPGIGMTGIFGATIAAGFFGMIIAPFMSKVVRFFPPLVTGTVITSIGLSLFPVAVNWAGGGSAATQFGSPMYLAIAALVLATILLINRFMRGFWVNISVLIGMALGYVLSGALGMVDLNGIGLAPWFQIVTPLHFGMPEFHLAPILSMCLVVVIIFVESTGMFLALGKITGQDVTPRMLRRGLLCDAGASFIAGFFNTFTHSSFAQNIGLVQMTGVRCRSVTIMAGVFLITLSLLPKAAYLVASIPPAVLGGAAIAMFGMVAATGIKILQEADISDRRNQLLVAVSIGMGLIPVVRPEFFAHLPLWMGPITHSGIAMAAVSAVSLNLMFNVLGGAERAAMSGHVHQH; translated from the coding sequence ATGTCCGATTTAACCGAACCGCGCATACCCGCCATAACCGCTCCGCCTCCCCTGGCGCGGTTGCCGTTGTTGCAATTGATTCTGGTCGGCTTGCAGCACGTGCTGCTGATGTATGGCGGCGCCGTTGCCGTACCGCTGATCATCGGTCAGGCCGCCGGCCTGAGCCGGGAAGAGATCGCCTTCCTGATCAACGCCGACCTGCTGGTCGCGGGGATTGCCACCATCGTCCAGTCGATGGGTATCGGGCCCATGGGCATCCGCATGCCCGTGATGATGGGTGCCAGCTTCGCTGCGGTCGGCAGCATGGTGGCTATGGCCGGAATGCCGGGGATCGGCATGACCGGCATCTTCGGCGCGACCATTGCCGCCGGTTTTTTCGGGATGATCATCGCGCCCTTCATGTCCAAGGTGGTGCGCTTCTTCCCGCCGCTGGTGACCGGCACCGTGATTACCTCCATTGGCCTGTCACTGTTCCCCGTCGCAGTGAACTGGGCGGGCGGTGGCAGTGCTGCCACGCAGTTCGGCTCGCCGATGTACCTGGCCATTGCCGCGTTGGTACTGGCAACCATCTTGCTGATCAACCGTTTCATGCGCGGCTTCTGGGTCAATATTTCAGTGCTGATCGGTATGGCTCTGGGCTATGTATTGTCCGGTGCACTGGGCATGGTTGACCTCAACGGCATCGGCCTGGCGCCGTGGTTCCAGATCGTCACCCCGCTGCACTTCGGCATGCCCGAATTTCATCTGGCGCCGATTCTTTCCATGTGCCTGGTGGTGGTGATCATTTTTGTCGAGTCCACCGGGATGTTTCTGGCGCTGGGCAAGATTACCGGTCAGGATGTGACCCCGCGCATGCTGCGCCGCGGCTTGCTGTGTGATGCCGGGGCTTCCTTTATCGCGGGATTTTTCAACACCTTTACCCACTCCTCCTTCGCCCAGAACATTGGCCTAGTGCAAATGACCGGCGTACGTTGCCGCTCGGTCACCATCATGGCGGGGGTGTTTCTGATAACCCTGAGCCTGCTGCCCAAGGCGGCGTATCTGGTGGCCTCGATTCCGCCCGCCGTGCTGGGCGGTGCAGCCATCGCCATGTTCGGCATGGTGGCGGCCACGGGGATCAAAATCCTTCAGGAAGCGGATATTTCTGACCGGCGCAATCAATTGCTGGTGGCCGTGAGTATCGGCATGGGCCTGATTCCGGTGGTGCGTCCGGAGTTCTTCGCCCACCTGCCACTGTGGATGGGCCCCATCACCCACAGCGGCATCGCCATGGCCGCCGTCAGCGCGGTCAGCCTGAACCTGATGTTCAATGTACTGGGCGGTGCCGAGCGCGCCGCCATGAGCGGGCACGTGCATCAGCATTGA
- a CDS encoding outer membrane protein OmpK: protein MNCKHWGITLAGGFLAAGQAMAGDLFVWQTNSLTYLYGKNFAINPSIQQTLTFEHADKWKYGDNFLFVDRIFYNGKPDPNKGPHTYYGEFSPRLSFGKIFDHKLEFGPVTDVLLAMTYEYGEGESEAYLIGPGFDLAVPGFNYFTLNFYRRHTEGPRPGTGTWQITPSFSYTLPIGPSNLLIDGYMDWVVDNDRNSRGTYHANLHFNPQIKYDLGKALNLGEKQWYVGIEYSYWKDKYGIDSSSRLDTNQNTASALVKVHF from the coding sequence ATGAACTGCAAACACTGGGGCATCACGCTCGCGGGTGGGTTTCTGGCTGCCGGCCAGGCCATGGCCGGTGATCTGTTTGTATGGCAAACCAACAGCCTGACGTATCTGTACGGCAAGAATTTCGCGATCAACCCTTCGATCCAGCAAACCCTCACCTTTGAACATGCCGATAAATGGAAATACGGCGACAACTTCCTGTTTGTCGACCGTATTTTCTACAACGGCAAACCTGATCCCAACAAAGGTCCGCACACTTACTACGGCGAGTTCAGCCCGCGGTTATCGTTCGGCAAGATATTCGATCACAAACTCGAGTTCGGTCCGGTCACGGATGTGCTGCTAGCCATGACCTACGAGTACGGCGAAGGTGAAAGCGAGGCTTACCTGATAGGTCCGGGCTTTGATCTGGCGGTGCCCGGCTTCAATTACTTCACCCTGAACTTCTATCGCCGTCACACCGAAGGGCCGCGCCCGGGCACCGGTACCTGGCAGATCACCCCGTCGTTTTCCTACACTCTGCCGATCGGCCCCTCCAATCTGCTGATCGATGGCTACATGGACTGGGTAGTGGACAACGACCGCAACTCGCGTGGCACTTACCACGCCAACCTGCACTTCAATCCACAGATCAAGTACGACCTGGGCAAAGCTCTCAATCTGGGTGAAAAACAGTGGTATGTCGGCATCGAATACAGCTACTGGAAAGACAAGTACGGCATCGATAGCAGCAGCCGTCTGGACACCAATCAGAACACTGCCAGCGCCCTGGTTAAAGTCCACTTCTAG
- a CDS encoding outer membrane protein OmpK, whose protein sequence is MKRTLTSLMLAGSMLGGAPAVAGDLLQWQTNSLTYLYGKDFQVNPKIQQTLTFEHADSWKYGDNFFFLDRIFYNGKEDGNVGPNTYYGEFTPRLSMGKIFDQKFEFGPIKDVLLAMTYEFGEGDTEAYLIGPGFDLNVPGFDYFQLNFYQRFPEGSRAGRGVWQITPVWSYTLPLGNSDVLIDGYMDWVVDNDQNSRGTYHANLHFNPQIKYDLGKALSWGAKQLYVGVEYDYWKNKYGIEDSGAFKTNQDTASLLVKYHF, encoded by the coding sequence ATGAAGCGCACTTTGACCAGCCTGATGCTTGCGGGGAGCATGCTTGGCGGGGCACCGGCAGTTGCCGGCGACCTGTTGCAATGGCAAACCAACAGCCTGACTTACTTGTATGGCAAGGACTTCCAGGTCAACCCGAAAATTCAACAGACCCTGACCTTCGAGCACGCTGACAGCTGGAAGTACGGTGACAACTTCTTCTTCCTCGACCGTATCTTTTACAACGGCAAAGAGGACGGCAACGTAGGCCCGAACACTTACTACGGCGAGTTCACCCCGCGTTTGTCGATGGGCAAGATTTTCGACCAGAAGTTTGAATTCGGCCCGATCAAAGACGTACTGCTGGCCATGACCTACGAGTTTGGCGAAGGCGATACCGAGGCCTACCTGATCGGCCCGGGTTTCGACCTGAACGTGCCAGGCTTTGACTACTTCCAGCTGAACTTCTACCAGCGCTTCCCTGAAGGCAGCCGTGCCGGCAGAGGCGTCTGGCAGATCACGCCGGTGTGGTCCTACACCCTGCCCCTGGGCAATTCCGATGTGCTGATCGACGGCTACATGGACTGGGTGGTCGACAACGACCAGAACTCGCGCGGCACCTACCACGCCAACCTGCACTTCAACCCGCAGATCAAATATGACCTGGGCAAGGCATTGAGCTGGGGCGCCAAACAGCTGTACGTCGGTGTTGAATACGACTACTGGAAAAACAAATACGGCATCGAAGACAGCGGCGCGTTCAAAACCAATCAGGACACCGCGAGCCTGTTGGTCAAGTACCACTTCTGA
- a CDS encoding TetR/AcrR family transcriptional regulator codes for MAPKVRSQMIEQTRGKLLDAARQAFGSVGYAQTSMDELTASVGLTRGALYHHFGDKKGLLQAVVQQVDAELDVQLAEVFEQAASPWEGFKGRCRMFLEMALQVEVQRIMLRDAPSVLGSQYLQSSQSDCSASMAAMLQGLMDTRVIQPTDPEALARLIQGGLMDLSFWIAGADNPPQRLAASLDSLDLMLRGLLVAPRPQ; via the coding sequence ATGGCGCCCAAAGTGCGGTCGCAAATGATTGAACAAACCCGTGGCAAGCTGCTCGATGCCGCGCGCCAGGCGTTTGGCTCGGTCGGTTATGCCCAGACGTCGATGGATGAACTGACAGCATCGGTGGGGCTGACCCGGGGTGCGCTGTATCACCATTTTGGCGACAAGAAGGGTTTGTTGCAGGCTGTGGTGCAGCAAGTCGATGCTGAGCTGGATGTGCAACTGGCCGAGGTGTTTGAGCAGGCGGCGAGCCCGTGGGAAGGTTTTAAAGGGCGCTGTCGCATGTTTCTGGAGATGGCACTGCAGGTTGAGGTGCAGCGGATCATGCTGCGCGATGCGCCGTCGGTGCTGGGGTCGCAATACTTGCAGAGCAGTCAGTCGGACTGCAGCGCGTCGATGGCAGCGATGTTGCAAGGCTTGATGGATACCCGGGTGATTCAGCCCACCGATCCCGAAGCCCTGGCACGGTTGATTCAGGGTGGGTTGATGGACCTGTCGTTCTGGATTGCCGGGGCCGACAACCCGCCACAGCGTCTGGCGGCGTCTCTGGACAGCCTGGACCTGATGCTGCGCGGGTTGCTGGTGGCGCCCCGGCCGCAGTGA
- a CDS encoding MFS transporter — MANPYREIFSAPGTKAFSGAGLLARMPISMVGIGIITMLAQLRDSYWLAGAVAATFALSMALLAPQISRWVDQYGQGRVLPGITAIGVCALLGLLLCSHFAAPDWTLFVFAALAGCIPSMSAMVRARWTKLYRGSPKLHTAFSFESVLDEVSFIIGPPISVGLSVALFPQAGPLAAAIFLAVGVTAFVLQRKTEPPVHPRNADNSGTVLRQGAVVILLLALLGLGTIVGTVDVVSVAFAQQQGQPAAASIVLSVYALGSCIVGLVFGTLKLNMPLPKLFLLGALATALTMVPLMWANSIATLAAAMFIAGLFFAPTLITAMGLVENIVPPAKLTEGLTWMITGLGMGVALGAVLGGWVIDAYGAQAGFGVSLAAGGVMLLFAVLGYRLLQSSTTPRATYA; from the coding sequence ATGGCCAACCCTTATCGCGAGATTTTCAGCGCCCCCGGCACCAAAGCTTTCAGCGGTGCGGGCCTGCTCGCACGCATGCCGATCTCCATGGTCGGGATCGGCATCATCACCATGCTCGCGCAATTGCGCGACTCGTACTGGCTGGCCGGTGCCGTCGCCGCAACCTTTGCCTTGTCCATGGCATTGCTGGCACCGCAGATCTCGCGCTGGGTCGATCAATATGGCCAGGGCCGCGTGCTGCCCGGCATTACCGCTATCGGTGTGTGCGCCTTGCTGGGGTTGCTGTTGTGCAGTCATTTCGCTGCGCCGGACTGGACCCTCTTCGTCTTCGCCGCGCTGGCCGGCTGCATTCCCAGCATGTCAGCGATGGTGCGTGCACGCTGGACCAAGCTGTATCGCGGCTCGCCCAAATTGCACACCGCGTTCTCGTTCGAGTCGGTGCTCGATGAAGTGAGTTTTATCATCGGCCCGCCGATTTCCGTAGGGCTGAGCGTGGCGCTGTTCCCCCAGGCGGGTCCTTTGGCAGCCGCCATCTTCCTGGCGGTGGGCGTGACTGCATTCGTGCTGCAACGCAAAACCGAGCCGCCCGTACACCCGCGCAATGCCGACAACAGCGGCACCGTCTTGCGTCAGGGTGCAGTGGTGATTTTGCTGCTGGCCCTGCTGGGGCTGGGAACGATTGTGGGCACAGTGGATGTCGTCAGCGTCGCCTTCGCCCAGCAGCAAGGCCAACCCGCGGCCGCGAGTATCGTGCTGTCGGTTTATGCGCTGGGATCGTGCATCGTCGGGCTGGTATTCGGCACGCTCAAGCTGAACATGCCGCTGCCCAAGCTGTTCCTGCTGGGAGCGCTGGCCACCGCATTGACCATGGTGCCGCTGATGTGGGCCAACAGCATCGCCACCCTGGCCGCCGCCATGTTCATCGCCGGACTGTTCTTCGCACCGACCCTGATTACCGCCATGGGCCTGGTGGAAAACATTGTTCCGCCGGCCAAGCTCACCGAAGGGTTGACCTGGATGATCACCGGCCTGGGCATGGGCGTTGCCCTGGGCGCTGTGCTCGGCGGCTGGGTCATTGATGCTTACGGTGCACAGGCCGGGTTTGGCGTATCGCTGGCGGCGGGCGGGGTGATGCTGCTGTTTGCTGTTCTGGGTTATCGACTTCTGCAAAGCAGCACTACGCCCCGCGCTACCTATGCCTAA
- a CDS encoding DUF808 domain-containing protein translates to MAGSSLLVLLDDIAAVLDDVALMTKVAAKKTAGVLGDDLALNAQQVSGVRADRELPVVWAVAKGSFRNKLILVPAALAISAFAPWAVTPLLMLGGAYLCFEGFEKLAHPFMHSKAEDQGERQALQEAVADAEVDLVAFEKDKVKGAVRTDFILSAEIIAITLGIVSESPLLQQVVVLSGIAIVMTVGVYGLVGGIVKLDDAGLYLSQKTGDGAWSGFQRSLGRGVLIAAPYMMKSLSVIGTAAMFMVGGGILTHGVPAAHHWVEGVAASSAQWLGVVSAIVPTLLNAVAGIIAGAVVLAVVAGVSKVWRAIKG, encoded by the coding sequence TTACTGGTGTTGCTCGACGACATCGCCGCAGTGCTTGATGACGTCGCGCTGATGACCAAAGTGGCCGCCAAAAAGACCGCCGGGGTGCTGGGCGATGATCTGGCGCTCAATGCGCAGCAGGTCTCGGGGGTTCGGGCTGACCGGGAGTTGCCGGTGGTGTGGGCAGTCGCCAAGGGCTCGTTTCGCAACAAGCTGATTCTGGTGCCCGCGGCGCTAGCCATCAGTGCCTTTGCGCCGTGGGCAGTGACGCCGCTGTTGATGTTGGGGGGTGCTTACCTGTGTTTTGAGGGCTTTGAGAAACTCGCCCATCCGTTTATGCACAGCAAGGCCGAAGACCAGGGCGAGCGCCAAGCGTTGCAAGAGGCGGTGGCCGATGCTGAAGTCGACCTGGTGGCCTTCGAGAAAGACAAGGTCAAGGGGGCGGTGCGTACCGACTTTATTCTGTCGGCCGAGATTATCGCCATCACCCTGGGGATCGTGTCCGAGTCGCCGTTGCTGCAGCAGGTCGTCGTGCTCAGCGGTATCGCCATTGTGATGACGGTGGGGGTTTATGGCCTGGTGGGCGGCATCGTCAAACTGGATGATGCTGGCCTGTACCTGAGCCAGAAAACCGGTGACGGTGCGTGGTCAGGTTTTCAGCGCAGCCTCGGACGCGGGGTGTTGATTGCGGCCCCTTACATGATGAAGAGCCTGTCGGTGATCGGCACGGCGGCCATGTTTATGGTCGGTGGCGGCATCCTCACCCATGGCGTTCCTGCAGCACATCACTGGGTTGAAGGTGTGGCTGCAAGCAGCGCTCAGTGGCTGGGCGTGGTCTCGGCCATCGTGCCGACCCTGCTCAATGCCGTGGCCGGCATCATTGCCGGCGCAGTGGTGCTGGCCGTGGTGGCGGGCGTGAGCAAGGTCTGGCGCGCCATCAAAGGTTAG